A region of the Nocardia nova SH22a genome:
CATGTGTGCAATCTACTGTAATATCCACAGTTCGACTTGCCGAAGGGTGTTCTGCCCGCCCGGCGGTGCGATGTGTCATGCGTGCGGCGAGGAAGCCGCCGACCATGCGCGCAATCGCCACGGGTGCTGCGGCCGATTGCGGTGAACACGATCGGCCCGACCGCCTGTGCCACCGCGACGCCCCGGATATCTCGCCGTGGCAAGGTCCGCAGGCCGGCCGATCCGGGAGTGCTCGCCGTCGCCTGGGCGGTGATGCCGTTATACTGGCCGGCGATGACTACCGGGACGGCCATGAGCCACACACGGATCGGTGACCCGGTGCCCCACTGAACGCACCGCGGGCCCGGAGCCCGCATCGTTCGGCACCGCGGTCCGCGCGCGCACCTCCTGATCAGCTGACTTCGCATCGAAACATCAGCTACGACAGGAGAATTCATGACCGCACGTTTCAACCACACCATCATCGTGGCGGTGGATCGCGAAGTGTCCGCCGCCTTCTTCCGCGACATCTTCGAATTCGCCGACGCACCGTCGTGGGGTGTGTTCACGAACCTGCAGTGCGCGGACGGCGTCCTGCTGCAGTTCGCCGAACCGCCCGTGGAGGCGATCCAGATGCAGCACTACGCCTTTCTGGTCGACGACGACCACTTCGATCGCGCTTACGCCCTGCTGTGCGAGCGGGGCATCGAGCACTGGGCCGATCCGCAGCGGACACTGCCCGGACGCACCAATACCGGCCACGGCGGCCGGGGTGTGTACTTCATGGATCCGGCCGGACACGGTATCGAGATGATCACCCGGCCGTATCTCTGATCCCGCCCTGCGACTATCCGTGCCCCGGCGCCTGCCGGGCCGGGGCACGGATCGCGCCCCACGCGGGTGTCGCCGGTGGCGCTGCGGGCGCGGCGGACCAGGCAGGGAAGGAGTTCGCCGCGGAGATCTCTTCTTCGCGGATTCCCGGCCCGCGCGTGCCCCCGGCGCGAGTATGGTTGATCACGTCGTGGCGATCGATGATCTCGTCCTCCGGATGAATCGAGATATCGCATGCACGAGTTGGCGATCGCGGAAGCGATCATCGGCGGAATAGAGCACAACGCGGCCGGTCGGCGAGTACACAGCGTGACCGTCGCGGTGGGGGATCTGTGCGCGGTCGTTCCGGACGCGCTGCGATTCTGCTTCGATCTGGCCGCCGAGGACACGGTGGCCGAGGGGGCGGAGCTGCTGATCGATCCGGTGCCGGGCCGGGCGCGATGCCGTGGCTGCGGTGCCGATTTCATCCTGCGCGACCCGATCCTGCTGTGCGAATGCGGCAGCGCCGATGTCGAGGTCGTCGCGGGCCGGGAACTGCGAATCCGATCGATGGAGGTGAGTGATCCATGTGCGCAACCTGCGGATGCGGCGAAGACAGCGCGGCCGTGATCACCGTGCCGCACGACCACGACCACGACCACGACCACGGGCCCGGTGACCATCACCATGGGCACGACCACGGCGGCGGCCACGACCACGGTCCGCACACCCACGACGGCGAGCACGAACACGTCCATCTCCCGGCGACCGAAACGGTGACCCTGGAGGAGAAGGTGCTGGCCAAGAACGACGAACTGGCACAACGTAATCGGCAGTGGCTCGCCACGCAGGACATCGTCGCGCTCAACGTCACCAGCTCGCCGGGCGCGGGAAAGACCACCCTGCTCGAGCGGACGGTTCGCGAGGTGCCCGACATCCCGGTCGCGGTCGTCGAGGGCGATCAGGAGACCTTGCTCGATGCCGAGCGGATCCGGGCCACCGGGGC
Encoded here:
- a CDS encoding VOC family protein, giving the protein MTARFNHTIIVAVDREVSAAFFRDIFEFADAPSWGVFTNLQCADGVLLQFAEPPVEAIQMQHYAFLVDDDHFDRAYALLCERGIEHWADPQRTLPGRTNTGHGGRGVYFMDPAGHGIEMITRPYL
- a CDS encoding hydrogenase maturation nickel metallochaperone HypA, which gives rise to MHELAIAEAIIGGIEHNAAGRRVHSVTVAVGDLCAVVPDALRFCFDLAAEDTVAEGAELLIDPVPGRARCRGCGADFILRDPILLCECGSADVEVVAGRELRIRSMEVSDPCAQPADAAKTARP